DNA sequence from the Callospermophilus lateralis isolate mCalLat2 chromosome 2, mCalLat2.hap1, whole genome shotgun sequence genome:
GACTAAACAAAACGATGGGtctttgaaaaaaacaaataaagttcACAGACCCTTAGAGACGCTAATGAAGTGAAGGACAGAAAAAAAGCTCCAATTACctgcatatgtgatgaaaaaggtcaTATCACAAGGGACACTACAGAATTACAGAGGAAAATTAGAAATTGTTTTGAAAActcatactccaataaaatagaagacataaaggcatCAACCAGTTTCTTaactcatatgatttgcccagattgaatcaggaagatatacacaatttaaacagaccaatataaaGGGATGAAACAGAAGACACCAGCAGAAGCTGAacaatcaagaaaagcccaggaatggaTAGATACACAGGCGAGTTCTAcaggacctttaaagaagaactaataccaatactctacaatttatttcaggaaatagaaacagaggcagcacttccaaacccattctaggaggccaatatcaccctgatcccagtaccagggaaagacacatcaaagaaagaaaacttcagaccaatatctctaatgaacatagatgcaaaaattctcaataccaTCCTGGCAAAACAATGACAAAAACATATCCAAAAGATTGTGCACTatggtcaagtgggatttatcccagggatgcacggttggttcaacatacggaaatcaataaatggaattcaTCACAGCaacagactcaaagataagaatcatatgatcatctcaatagatgcagaaaaagcattggacaaaatacagcacctttcCATGTTCCAAACACgagaaaaactaaggataacaggaacatatctccacATCCTAAAGGCTATCTACaataagcctcaggccaacatcattctcaatgttgaaaaattaaaggcattccctctcaaaactggaacaagacagggatgccctctttcaccacgtctgtttaacatagttcttgaaacagtgGTTAGAGCAactagaaattaaagggatatgtataggaaaagaagaactaaaattagcactatttgctgactatatgattcgatacctagaagATCTAAAAAGCTCTAccaggaaacttctagaactagtaaatgaattcagcaaagtggcaggatataaaatcaaccccCATAAATCcatggcatttctgtacatcagtgacaaatccgctGAAAGTGAAACTAGGAAAAGCACCCCATTTATAAGAGcctcaaaaaaaattcttaggaattaatttaacaaaagaggtaaagacctctgcaatgaaaactacaacatgctaaggaaagaaattaaagaagaccttagaagaaggaaagatctaccttgttctccgataggcagaattaatattgtccaaatgaccatactaccaaaagcactgtagagatttgatgcaattccaatcaaaatcccaatggcattcctcagagaaagagaaaaagccatcataaaattcatctgcaaaaacaagagacccagcatagccaaagcaatccttagcaagaagaatgaagctggTGGCATTACCATTCCAGACCTACAACTATACTACCCACCAATAGCGACTAAAaccgcatggtattggcaccaaaatagatctgtagaccaatggtacagaatagaggacacagagtctaacccacataacttcagttatcttatattagacaaaagcaccaaaaatactcactggagaaaagatagcctcttcgaaaaatggtgctgggaaaactggatatccacatgtcacaaaatgaaattaaaaatctatcactcaccaaaggacttaaaatcaacatactacagggacagagccacatggatgtttatagcagcacaattcacaatagctaaactgtggagccaacctagaagcCCCTCAGGGGaagaatgtataaaaaaatgGGGCACATATATACACtgcaattttactcagcaataaaagagaataaagtcatggcatttgcagctaaatgaatggcgttggagaagataaggctaaatgaagttagccaatgccAAGAAAACACATGCCCAATGTTTtacctgatataaggaggctgatgcaTATTGGGGTCAGAAGGGGGAGCATGGgggaaatagatgaattctagatagggcagaggggtgggagggaaagggagggggcaggggattaacaaggatggtggtggaatgtgatagacatcattatccaaagtacatgaatgaagacaacaattggtgtcaacatactttatatacaaccagagatatgaaaagttgtgctgtatatgtgtagtaagcattgtaatgcattccactgttatttatattcttaaaaaatcagttaaaaaaatcaacaacttCCACAATGCATTTAGGAAGTTGTTTTCATGCTTGTCTTTCATCATATCAATACCTCCATTCATTTTCTCTTAATCTCAACTTGTCTAAAAGTGACACCACTAGGTTGACAggaaaatgcaaaaaaataaagatgtacaTGAAATGAGAACTCATCATAGAAATCATGATTTAgaactaaaatttcaaaatgcTTCTCAAGTTAAAATTAGGAAAGAATAAACAATGTATTTACCGCACccctcatccatgtccaagaataTAAAGGAGTTTCAAAACTAAAGAAGTTTCTACAGTAAAATATgcaatgaagaaagaaaactaaattgaTTGTATAAAAATGCTTTGTTTTATTAATCATACTCTAAATATACACATAGTATatgaacaaaataaattaaatcttatgaatagttaattaaatgaatatttaaatagaTAAATACATCTGAAGCGATGTAAGGGACTGGTGCCTATAGAAACGCATCATTGACTGAAAACATACAAGGAATGGAGTGAATTCTTGTAACAAGGAGGCATGGGAGTCTTTGAAATGGCAGAAGTTGTGGGAGTGCGGTAAGGTGTGTTCTTCAGAGAGaagcatttccctgctggaccagGTCTCGTTCCATGCTCCTTAATCTTTCATATAACTTAGGTGAAGAAGAGAAGAATTTCAACATTTCTGTTCGGACCATCTCCCAGGCACAAGGCAGGTATTCCTTCtccttcaggtagacagtgatccTGCGGAAGTATTTTCTAACAGTTATTCCGAGAGCTTTTTCCGGCCTCACCTGGTGGGTCACACAGGCTTCCAGGTCATCCAACTGCTGAAGGAGGCCACTGAGGAAGGTGTCCAGGAGGGTCTTGTTCCAAGCAGCAAACGCCTCCTGGGTGCCAAAAAGGCACAAGATCTGGTGGGTCATCTCCTGGAGGGCAGCAACAGCTTGAGCCCTTGGCACCTTCTCACCCTCCAACAGCTTCTGGGGGAAGGCAAAGTCCTCTCTGTCGTCCAGGCAGGAGAAATCGGGAATTCTCCTCATTTTTTGCAGGAGACTCAGTGCCCCCTCCTCACTTTTCTCAGAAGTTTCAAGACCCAGGTTGTGTATCTGAAGCAGGTCACAGCCCAGAGAGCAGGTGGTCTTGCAGCTGAGCACCACTAGGGCCAGCAGGAAAGCCAAGGGCAAGGCCATTGGGGATCTTGCAGATGCTGCTGGGCTGTCTGAGATGGGTGATGCTCAGTCCTTGCTCCAGGGTCTCTGAAGACCTTGCTTTGTGTGGATACCTAAAAGAGAGAACACAATAGTGCGATTTTATGAATGCCAGTGCCTTCTGGTTTTGCTTTCCTTTATACATTCTCTACTTTGGTTTTCAGCAATGTTTCTAAACCATTCTAGTTTTCATTATTGCCTCCACTTCCAATGTTACCCTTACCTATCAGAGCCTTTTCACAAATTTGTTTcttattgaaaaatgtcattaaatTTCACTTAGGATATTTATCCTTCATATCTGTATAGGTAGTGTATCTATATCTGTGTATATCAAAATTATGAACTTATGTTTTTATTCAATATAGAGTTATGAATGACAATATTTAGGCTAAATtacaatttaaattttttgaaatttaaatgatctttATATCTGTATTTGTAATGACTTCATTCACTTTAAGTTAATTGTGATATGTCAAATTACAGTGACTatcaattttcaaaatatattataaaactgAGAAAATCTGATCCTTCAATGCGATTATGAAACCTTTCTTAAAAGGATGAAATAATGTTCGATTGTTTTCTTTGCAATGAGTTTTAGTACTTTGCAtcatataagaaaattattaaaataatatgaaaaataatttttaatctgTACAGTAGCTCAATTTTGTTGTGTATTTTACAAAATCATTGACATGACTTTAACTCCTGTAAGACATTTGGAAGTATCTAAAGATAGGGCAGAAACAGCAAGTGAAACAATTAGAAATGGAGCCTgcgagggctggggttatgactcagtggtagaatgcttgcctagcaggtatgaggccctgggctggatcctcagcagcacataaaaataaataaataaataaataaaaataaaactattgtgcccaactacaaccaaaaagtAAATGTTTGGAAAAGAAATGGAGCCTGAGAATATGACTGAATGACTCCAATCTCATGATAAAACCTTAATCTGTTCCTGCTCAGATGTGGGGTTCAgaccttggattaaaaaaaaaaaaaaacagaaggaaagaaaaacaaaactcagaaaaTATATTCCTA
Encoded proteins:
- the LOC143386027 gene encoding interferon alpha-5-like, whose protein sequence is MALPLAFLLALVVLSCKTTCSLGCDLLQIHNLGLETSEKSEEGALSLLQKMRRIPDFSCLDDREDFAFPQKLLEGEKVPRAQAVAALQEMTHQILCLFGTQEAFAAWNKTLLDTFLSGLLQQLDDLEACVTHQVRPEKALGITVRKYFRRITVYLKEKEYLPCAWEMVRTEMLKFFSSSPKLYERLRSMERDLVQQGNASL